In Brassica napus cultivar Da-Ae chromosome A3, Da-Ae, whole genome shotgun sequence, the sequence AAAATGCATTAGGATCGATGAAAAGATGGCTCGCGTATTGGTAGCTCTTAGAAGTTTAAcagatttcttatattttgtaaacACCCTGCTTCAGGTGTGTGTCCTTTTGCTTTCATTTTTGTTATAAGAGAATCTATTGGCTTACTGCttcttatttcatattttgttgcAGTGCCGATTGGCATATACAGATCCTAAGTCTACGGTTGTTGGTTCTGGCCAATTGGTTAAGGGATCAGTAGAAATTGCTAAGCGTTACTACCGAGGAAATTTTCTCCTAGACTTGGTCATAGTGATACCACTTCCACAGGTATCATAATGTTAGAGCTACGCCAGTTTTCTTAATGTCATTGGAATATGTTCATTTACCGTTGATCTCTCCTTTCTCTTTTGGTTACAGATACTGATATTATGGATAATACCGCACGTGTTAGTCATATATGGGGCAAACACTATAAAGAACCTTTTATGCACTGCAGTTGTTGTCCAATGCATCCCAAAGTTACATAGGCTTTTTCATCTTCTAGCCAGAAAAAGAACAACAGGGTTCATATTTGAGTCGGCTTGGGCTAGCTTCTTTATTAATCTTTTTACCTACATACTTGCTGGTCATATTGTTGGATCTTGCTGGTATCTTTTTGGTCTGCAGGTATGACAAAAGTTCCAAAACTTGTATTATTGACTTTAAACTAATATCATTTTTAAGTAATTAAACTAATACAGTAATACTCGTTATGTGCTTTAATCATTTTCTTGTCATAACCAACAGTCAACAGAATatgtgaatatttatttttagtggtTTATTGATTCTTCTCGTTTTGTCTCTTGCAGAGAGTTAATCGATGCCTTCGTGAGACGTGTGAAGATCATATGGAATCGAAATGTCATGGTGTATGCAAAGAACTAATAGATTGTGGTTTACGcctaaaagaaaaactaatagaTTGTGAGCGTCGTAACACGACAGTTACACAGGCTGTGTTGAATTGGAATGTGACTGCTGCCGCTTGTTTTCAAGAGAATGGTTTTCCTTATGGAATCTATTGGAAGGCAGTCAATCTCACCCATGACTCTAATCTGCCCAAAAAATACATATACTCTCTTTTCTGGGGGTTTCAGGTAATTCAAGTTTACAAAACTGTTCAACTAGTTTGCATTGGTTGGCATAATGTGGAACTCTGAGCTCTGTCAATTGTTTACTACTCTCAAAAGCAAATCAGCACGCTTGCTGGAAACCTAGTCCCAACTGACTTTGTCTGGGAGGTCTTATTTACCATGGCTATCATCGGACTGGGGCTTTTCCTTTTCGCGCTTCTTATTGGTAATATGCAGAACTTCCTTCAGTCTCTCGGCCGCAGGTAAAATTACTCCCATTGTTGTAGAAGATATCTGAAGACATGATGGATTATCTCTCCATTGACTGTGTTTTGTCCACCTTAATTAGGAATATGGAAATGACTCTGAGACGGCGTGATGTAAATAACTGGATGAGTCATAGACAGTTTCCAGACGATATAAGAACGTATGTGAGCTGTGTCTCGCTTTCCAAGTTGAATTTTGAAGAACTACGTTGTCCCAACACAAGCTGTAAAGCTAACAGAATAGTTGTTTCTATATTTTCAGGAGGGTGAAAAATGCTGAGCGATTAAACTGGAGTTCTACTAGAGGAGTTAACGAAGAATTGCTCTTTGAGAATATGTCTGATGACCTTCAAAGAGATATAAGACGACACCTCTTCGCATTTCTCAAGAAGGTAAACATCATGTCCATTTCCTCCAGCTTTGGCTCtctttccttctctctcttgcATTATTGAAAATGTTAATGGCTTTTGCAGGTGAGGATATTTTCGAAGATGGATGAACCAATCTTAGATGCCATCCGTGAGAGGCTGAAACATAAGACTTACTTAAATGGTAGCATGGTCTTGCACAGCGGAGATCTAGTTAAAAAAATGGTAATCATAGTGAGAGGTCAGATGGAGAGCACTCGAGAAGACGGTTCTTGTACTCGTTTATCAAAGAGAGACGTTTATGGTGAAGAACTTCTCACTTGGTACGAACGCTCTTCTCTAAACCCTGGTACGTCCTTTTGTTGACTCTATATGCTCATAACTCTCAATGTTTTGGGTTAAAAACTCAAAACATAAAGTATACACTTAGATGACACTGCATATGGGAACTGGATATATATGCTTTGAAATTTTCAGATGGGACTAGGATAAGGATGCCATCAAAGGGATTGCTTAGCAACAGAGACGTTAAGTGCGTGACAAACGTGGAGGCGTTTTCACTCAGTGTAGCAGATCTTGACGACGTCATGAGCTTGTTCCCGAATCTCGAGATTTCTAAGGAGTCATAGAGTACAAGGAGCCATGAGGTACGAATCTCCATATTGGAGGCTATGCAGATTCAAGTGGCTTGGATATATAGAAGGAGATGGCTTGGGAGATCGTACTGCTCAGTCAATTagattgtaattttattttcgaTGGAAATTAATGATGATATAAGATTGGTGGTTGCTATACAACTATATTGTACGATGTATTTTTTTGCTTCAATAAGATCATTTTCATCTAAGTTTAGATTGAATAACATCTCAACAGTAGTTACCTTTAATTTTCTCCTCCTTCAAAGATTACGTTAGGCTATAGGTGGAGCTTGAACGATAGGGAATTAGCAGAAataatgttattaaaatttGGGTGGCTCACTGGCCACCGACTGTTACAGTCGCCGTTCTTCATCAATGTCGCTTTCCTGCTACGTCTATCTATTTCGCGACGAATATCCAACCCGTTCTGTGGGGTCGACGCCTGTCATCCAAACGGAACTGCGCCTTACCAGCCAGATACGTCACCATCTCTGCCGCCTGCTTCCCCTGTCCTCTCGCCGAAGCTTTCCTTCCTCCACCGTGCTTCCTCCGCCGTACTTGCAGACAAGGTCATGTTTCTATTTCTCTTGGGCTGGGCCTTCATATATTGAGATTGGGTTTGGTGAGTCCAGTGGTGTTTAACTATTATTTGTCCAGCCTAATGATTATTTGCCTTAAGAATTTTGATGGTGGTCACTGAAATCTTTACCGAAGCTGTTCTACATACATCTTATCTCTCTTCTGCGAAGAGTTTATCAGGATCATCTTCATCAACattcatctctttctctttgaagAAGAAAACCATTTTATCCACTATCTCCTTTCTAAAGATTGTTTCTCTTTCAAACGTTAAATGGAAGTGTCCACCTATATCTATAACCGTTTTGCTATCTTGCGTAGCGGTCCGTTTGGGCCTGAAGATGCAGCGGACTTTATTTCGACGATACTCCGAGGTGCGGATTGAGTGTTAACGTCACAATTTAAGGTGACTAGTTCTCTGCTGTCCGACCATATTGTGAAAGCTACATTGACGCATTCAAACATCGTTTTGAGTTCGCtgtatcttctttttttgaagACCTATCTATTTTATGTTACGCTGTTGTAgtttatcttttaaatttaaaaagatgtgTAATTCCCTCTATCATTTGTGATCAAGCAAGTTAAAGTTAATTGAAGAaagttgtgttcaaaaaaaaaagatttgggTGGCTCACAAGtcctttttattatttgttatataacaaattatttaattattgaaagagaaaaaaagaatttagtTAATTTATTAAACGGGTAACTGATTATTATATTGAAGCAAACTTGGAAATAACTGCACATAAGTGGGcgacaatttaaaaaataataataataatttgggTATCTTGGGTATATGAAAGAATCCATGCTAATTTCTAACGAAAGATAAAACTTACTCTTTCTCCAAATTTTCAAAATGAGgctcaaaatataattatatatccgCTTGATCACACATATTTAGTGTTGTGAGATTGCTTGCTATAAACCTGAATCTCTCCAAAAATCTGCATACAGCATACCACTAAATCACCCTCATGAAGTTAGACAAAATCTATTTTCTCCAACaatgattttaatttctttGTAATTATCTTATCTAACAATGTATAACTTACGATTCAATGTTACGATAACTAAGACTAAAGAGTACAAGCCAAGGAACTAGAGATCAACTTCTTTGCAGAAATACTCATTACATTAAGCTTAAATATATTGAGCATATTACTAGGCTTCCTCACAAGACTTTATAATggtatatttcaaattttgagtTGCTTCATTTTGCCACAAATACTCAACTAGCACGAGAGTGGACTTTTCCTTTCAAATAATCATACCACATAGAGACAACATACAAGAAACTGAAAACAGAAGCACCTTCTAAAAAGGGAAAATGGCATGAAATTAAGATTtgtaataaaacaagaaaagccaAAAATTAAACTCGCAGCGGTCTGAATTCTGAAGGAACCGAGCCAAAATTTGGAAGATAAACACAGTGAGAAAACCTAACAACCCCAAGATCTATTTGAATCTTCTTGCATATATCTTCCCTCATAATATAGATGCCAGCTGCTCCAGTTTCTTCGTCCCCACAACACATGATTAGAGTCTTGTCATAGATGAAGTAACTAACCCCACAAAGCTTATTGATTAACTTGGGTAAGTTACTTGTTGGAAAAGTCATCAAGTTTATCCACTCCACTTCCTCTTCATCGATCTTGTTCTTTGTTACCCAAATCTCAATCTCACCCGTTACATAGCATTGCTTTAACAAAGAGAAACCATCTCTCTTATAAACCGCTAGGAGCAATTCATCGCGAGAATGGTTCTTCCGGCAAGGGAGGAGACAAAAGGTTTTGAACATCTCACTCGAGAAATCAAAGCTTCGGATGACATACTCATGACGATGAGTGTCCTCCGGGTTTCTAGTGACCCAATAAAGATTCCCGTTCAAAGACAAAGGTGCCATATTGGGCCACTGCTTGAAAGGGACATCAAGAAACTTTAACGCGTGAGATGCACACTCGTAGACCGCAACTTTTTTATAACCTACTTGGTAAGTGTTGCTAACCGTACGGAGACAGTTAAAGTACCCCAAGATCTTGTAACTCTTGTCGGCTCTTGTCCTATCGTACCCTACACCGCATAAATGGAAGTCTTTATCAACGTACTCGATCCAACCAACTTGTTTTAGCCACGGGTTCCAAATCGCAACACCTTGCTTCCAAAAGTCACGAAACAAGAACCCATCGCAAGTTGTGATGGTTGTATGCGTCAAGTCCGTAGCTTGATAAGGAAAATCTGATGGTATCTCACGCACCTCTATCGTTGGATCAGCGCCACCTCCGCCGAGATCAATGTCAATGGAGTAAACCTTAGATTCGGTCAGGAAAATGATTTGGGGACGGACACGAGCCAAGTGGTTGTTGATGAACCTCGTGTCGTTTAGAAGAGCGTTCCAGTGTTGAGATACGGTTCTGAACCGAACAAGATATAGAGGTGGAAGCCCAGAGAGTATCTTCTCCTCCAAATCCCATGGAAGATTCTCCGGCGCCATTACACTTTTCACTTATATAGCTTTCGTGTCTATGACTCGAATACGTAAGAGATGAGCAACAACATATTTATAGATGTACAACAACAGGAGTAACCATGGATCTAGATGGTTAGCTTGCATGTggctaattattttatttggcaCACTAATTCATGATGTCGACAAATCTTATcctttttgttcttcttttgtGTAATAATTTATGAAACACTGCATGTTATGATTTGATAGCGGTGTTGGTCAGGGCTTGGACCTCTTGGTCACAGAAAGCCATAGAAATATGAGCTTGCGACATTTTATATTGTAAACTATTTACAgtcttattttcatttaattgtttgatgtaatagtatatatatgtattatagtTCAGAATGCCATATTCCAAATTCAAACCCATTAACAGCCAACACTTTAAAATTTTGTCTCTATTTTATAAACTAAGATAGACACTGGTATTGTTCACCGATTACCGACTTGATCTCTTGTAGAAGCCCGAAGTTTTTCTGGCTTTTTCAGCTCCATCATGTACATTTCCACTAACTGCAATGTGACTGGTTCCTTTTTGAACgatatatttacttactttatgTGTTTCCTCGATTTATatctttcacaaaaaaaaaaaaagttaatatgtTGTAGAAATGGACATTGTGTTTCCTCGATTTAtatgtttcacaaaaaaaaaattaatatgttgTAGAAATGGACATGAAccgaaattaaattaaatttccaGAAATATCAGTTGCGATTTGTCAATGTAATCGTATTTGAAGTTAGAACCCTATTGAAAAAGGAAGACGTTATATCTTCAAATttctctaaatttttataagtaatacaaaacattttaatgttatttgtagaattgtattttaaatgCATGTACATAATACATAAAATCATGAAATAGATTAacaagaaagatattaaaaccAAATTTGTAATGTTTAATCTAAGATGTTGAAAACATATAACCttctttaattaaaataataatttacaatagatattttaaaattaatagtttataaattattaaaatattatctaattaatttatagagtttttttacTGTAGTTGATTGAATTAAGTTTTGTGATATTGAACACCCGCGCAGATGCAGCAATTAGACTCTGTAATCATTATTGAAAAgataaagaaataaaacatataCATTTGGTTGGATTATTTCAACACcctattttcacttttaattttatatgtcctaatcatatgaaattacattatatttgtacaacataaaataatattttaatataaaataataaaataaataaattcactTGCTATGGTATGATTGACTTAAAGTAATTAAGATGAATACATTTGGATCACAGCTTTTTAGCTTTCAACTTGTTGAATAAActcaatatcaaataatttataacatgtttaattttaaacattttcagTGTAAGCTCTCAACTgttgaaataaacatttaataCTACCATTATGCATGGTTTAAGGAGAAAATTTGtttcgaaaaaaataaagaaaaaaaaatagttttgggATCAGAAAttcttttttgagaaattttggGATCAGAGTTTGTAAAATTTATTGacatataatacatgtatttatacaaaatttagttaaaaatttcAAGATAAATATATAGCACAAGATAACTACCACAATATACTTGATTTGATGTCAATATAATATACTCCATaactttattataataataaagttcaaaaattttcttaaatagttccaaaacatatttttgtttccaaactagTTCATACAGATCAAAGggatcaaaatatattttataaatgggataaaataacaaatttctcatttaaagttagatttaaaataaatatttaaataataattcaaaaatccaaaaaaaatccaaatgtttttctaaaaataagagTTCGTTCAAAGTCATTTTTTCCTGAAataatttctcttaaaaaatgttttagaagACTTTTCAAAATGTGTGGGATATCTTTCTAATTTGAGTTATGTgcatatttaagaaatatcttcttaaaatttaagaacattgataaatatgtataatatcattataaaatttagtaaattttttcataaatatgtatttaaaatacatttaggTAGAAATTcatgaatatatttataaatattttactaaatttaaataattatatatatagtaaatttagtaaatttacataaatatatatttaaaatacatttaggTAGAAATTcatgaatatatttataaatattttactaaatttaaataattatatatatatatatagtgtgtgTATGTGTATTATCTTCTTAAAATCCAAAGAAGATAGACAGCCGGATTAAATGTATGTGACCTATTATAGttatgtcaattttttttagaaaattacatATGAAtaaaagtaatttaaaaaagattttttaatggttatttattttaatatatttaataaataattaagtaaaattaaaaataaatgttatatTGTCTTGTACctctttaataaatttaatttgatcATTTTGAATTTATGAACTATTTGGagaataaaaactaaaaaatagttatttaagaaatttttccataaaaatatgtatgtatatggTATACCACTGACTAGTTAGGTAAGGAACTTATCAGTTCACCAAGTTGTCCGTGACTTTCCTTCCCACCGACAGATTCACATGATTCAGTTGATTAAATCACTTGTCgacaaaaataaatcatttgtCACTTTAATGCAGGTCTCTATCAACTTctttatatattcaaaacaacTTGTTTATATGAtccaacttttttattttaataacataattGGAGATGATCCAAGTTATTTGTAAAGCTCTTTTTCCTAAGTCTTCTTTTTTAAGGAGAAGGTGTCAACTTGTTCAGTTGATTTTAGAAACTTGTTCAGGAGTCAGGAGACTGATGTCATTACAAAGGAACCACGCCAGATTGGAGATTTCCAAATTTAAACTATCTCTGTGAACTTTGATCTGTTTCCTATTTCTGTTTTACATCAAACATGTGGCAAAAGGTGTAAAagtatattttcttttgaattaaatttaatattttattcaaaaaaaatttgagtcgctccatttttttttttatatttgccataaaattattataaattttggcTTGGAATTTCTAACAAGAAAGTTTTACTGCtagatcaaacaaaaaatatgtacCTTGCTAAGTTTTATGGCGTTGAATCATTTTTATTCGCAAAATGTTTCACAAACCATGCTAATATAGCCCCAAACACTGAAAAGAAAATTCACCTTTATGATTTTAGCAATAGAGTACCTGTACacaaatcaataataataagataACATTTTCTgggaaaaaaaataagataacaGTTCTTAGAAATTTTTACGTAAACATATAGTTCCATTAAAACCATATTATATCAATTAGAGGAGGCGTGAAGTTTGTTTGAGACCATGATCAAAACAGGCTAGTGTTTGATTTGGTCAGTAATACTGAATAAAGCATTACAGAAACTGTTGCTGCGATCAGGAAGAGCTCATGATGATATATCGAGTGTCTTGTGGACAAAAGATAAGTAACATTTAATATCAatgtgaattttaaaaaacagaaGGAAAAAAACTTTGCAGGCTATATTAGATATCAGAGCTCAAGGAAACGCCTCTGTTAATGTTGAAAAGATGGCAAAATAGGTGCTGCCTGCttaatttcaaaaaacaaaacagaggtGTATGTACATGTctgtattagtttttttttagtttctcaAGAAATTGGTCCTCGTTCTCTGCCATATGTTGAACCTTGCAAATAAAGAAACAGATGAGTAGAAGAGACAAAAGAAAGCGAGTTTGCTGGACTTTTAGCGTAAGAAGGTGACGAAACCCGCCAGCCAACTGCCAATGTCACAATTAAAGGGTGAAAGAAACAGCCGAACTTTGTTTGTTTCATTGACCACAAGAAAGAACCCTTGAAGACGTCAAAGAAGATCGTACGTCGACACCTACTTTCATCTCTTCCCCTCTCCTTCGCAACCGAAGGCATCAACTTTTCTGATATTTGGAATCCTTATTCTTTCCAATGTTTTAGTTCCTATCGTCCCGATAATTTTTGATGATTGGCTCATTCCCAGCTCCAATCGATTCgagaaaaaaatgtataaaacacaTATCATTCACAGAATTATCAAATGACATTTGTTTTATAGTCTAAAgttaaagaaaatatagaaTAAGGTGtaccatcttatatattaaccCAACGTTGAAAGtctttgaaaattttcaaagcTCATGTGTACTATCATTTCTTGCCAAATCAACCACATAGACATCATACAAGAAATTGAAAACAGAAGCACCTTCAAAGAAATGGAAATGGCATGAAATTAAGACAtgtaataaaacaagaaaattcaaattttaaactcGCAGCGGTTTGAATTCTGAAGGAACCGGGATAAAATTTGGAAGATAAACACAGTGAGAAAACCTATCTATCCCGAGACCTATTTGAATCTTCTTGCACATATCTTCCCTCACAATATAGGTACAAGCGGCTCCAGTTTCTTCGTCGCCACAACACATGATTAGAGTCTTGTCAAAGATGAAGTAACTAACCCCACAAAGATTATTAACTAACTTGGGTAAGTTACTTGTCGGCAAAGTCATCAAGTTTATCCACACCACTTCCTCTTCACTGATTTTGTTCTTTGTCACCCAAACTTCTATCTCACCCGTTACATAGCATTGCTTTAACAATGAAAAACCGTCTCTCTTATAAACCGCGAGGACAAGTTCATCGCGAGAATGGTTCTTCCGACAAGGAAGGAGACAAAAGGTTCTGAACATCTCATTGGAGAAATCAAAGCTTCTGATGAGATACTCATTAGTGTCATCAGGATTGCTAGTGACCCAATAGAGATTCCCGTTTAAGGACAAAGGTCCCATGTTGGGCCACTGCTTGAAAGGGACATCAAGAAACTTCACCGCGTGAGATGCACACTCGTAGACCGCAATTCTTTTGTAACCTACTTGGTAAGTGTCGCTTACCGTACGGAGACAGTTAAAGTACCCCAAGATCTTGTAACTCTTGTCGGGTCTAGTCCTATCGTACCCTACACCGCAAAAATGGAAGCCCTTATCGACGTACTCGATCCAACCAACTTGTCTT encodes:
- the LOC106439575 gene encoding probable cyclic nucleotide-gated ion channel 20, chloroplastic; translated protein: MASSNGYDDVPMLPVSCTSSSSRTRPFTSRSRSVSLSNTSSTIDVFENSSTVVLGYTDPLGTQRQPQLVQMGDPISSTRNLELVSKHAHPYGTTCPSDYNREAAQIPTPRVSDSMVHNARDDDAKGWARRFVTSVDKYLPKIMEPDSKEVGGWTIFFAFSCLLSIFVDPLFFFPIQVSESGKCIRIDEKMARVLVALRSLTDFLYFVNTLLQCRLAYTDPKSTVVGSGQLVKGSVEIAKRYYRGNFLLDLVIVIPLPQILILWIIPHVLVIYGANTIKNLLCTAVVVQCIPKLHRLFHLLARKRTTGFIFESAWASFFINLFTYILAGHIVGSCWYLFGLQRVNRCLRETCEDHMESKCHGVCKELIDCGLRLKEKLIDCERRNTTVTQAVLNWNVTAAACFQENGFPYGIYWKAVNLTHDSNLPKKYIYSLFWGFQQISTLAGNLVPTDFVWEVLFTMAIIGLGLFLFALLIGNMQNFLQSLGRRNMEMTLRRRDVNNWMSHRQFPDDIRTRVKNAERLNWSSTRGVNEELLFENMSDDLQRDIRRHLFAFLKKVRIFSKMDEPILDAIRERLKHKTYLNGSMVLHSGDLVKKMVIIVRGQMESTREDGSCTRLSKRDVYGEELLTWYERSSLNPDGTRIRMPSKGLLSNRDVKCVTNVEAFSLSVADLDDVMSLFPNLEISKES
- the LOC106444122 gene encoding F-box protein At3g17710-like yields the protein MAPENLPWDLEEKILSGLPPLYLVRFRTVSQHWNALLNDTRFINNHLARVRPQIIFLTESKVYSIDIDLGGGGADPTIEVREIPSDFPYQATDLTHTTITTCDGFLFRDFWKQGVAIWNPWLKQVGWIEYVDKDFHLCGVGYDRTRADKSYKILGYFNCLRTVSNTYQVGYKKVAVYECASHALKFLDVPFKQWPNMAPLSLNGNLYWVTRNPEDTHRHEYVIRSFDFSSEMFKTFCLLPCRKNHSRDELLLAVYKRDGFSLLKQCYVTGEIEIWVTKNKIDEEEVEWINLMTFPTSNLPKLINKLCGVSYFIYDKTLIMCCGDEETGAAGIYIMREDICKKIQIDLGVVRFSHCVYLPNFGSVPSEFRPLRV
- the LOC106444121 gene encoding F-box protein At3g17710-like, which produces MEPVNLSWDVEKEIFSRLPPLSLVRFRTVSQHWNGLLNDTKFVKVYSIDIDLGKPLDPTIEVREIPSVFPYKATDLTHTTITSCDGFLFRDFWKQGVAIWNPWLRQVGWIEYVDKGFHFCGVGYDRTRPDKSYKILGYFNCLRTVSDTYQVGYKRIAVYECASHAVKFLDVPFKQWPNMGPLSLNGNLYWVTSNPDDTNEYLIRSFDFSNEMFRTFCLLPCRKNHSRDELVLAVYKRDGFSLLKQCYVTGEIEVWVTKNKISEEEVVWINLMTLPTSNLPKLVNNLCGVSYFIFDKTLIMCCGDEETGAACTYIVREDMCKKIQIGLGIDRFSHCVYLPNFIPVPSEFKPLRV